One stretch of Mesobacillus jeotgali DNA includes these proteins:
- a CDS encoding RidA family protein has product MNIVQTSNAPAAIGPYSQGVVVNNLFYSSGQIPLTPEGVMVEGDIQAQTHQVFKNLKAVLEAAGASLETVVKATVFIKNMDEFAQLNEVYAEYFNEHKPARSTVEVARLPKDALVEIEVVALVK; this is encoded by the coding sequence ATGAATATTGTACAAACTTCAAATGCGCCAGCGGCAATCGGACCATACTCTCAGGGTGTAGTAGTCAACAATCTTTTCTACAGCTCAGGCCAAATCCCGCTGACTCCAGAGGGTGTAATGGTCGAAGGGGATATCCAGGCCCAGACACACCAGGTCTTCAAAAACCTCAAAGCTGTGCTGGAAGCTGCCGGAGCATCACTTGAAACAGTCGTAAAAGCAACTGTGTTCATCAAAAATATGGATGAATTCGCTCAATTGAATGAAGTATATGCTGAGTATTTCAATGAACATAAACCAGCACGCTCCACAGTCGAAGTAGCAAGACTGCCAAAAGACGCCCTTGTGGAAATCGAAGTAGTAGCGCTCGTTAAATAA
- the spoVG gene encoding septation regulator SpoVG: MEVTDVRLRRVNTDGRMRAIASITLDNEFVVHDIRVIDGNNGLFVAMPSKRTPDGEFRDIAHPINSGTRGKIQDAVLAEYHRLGELEVEFEEAGAS; the protein is encoded by the coding sequence ATGGAAGTAACTGACGTAAGATTACGCCGCGTTAATACAGATGGACGGATGAGAGCGATCGCTTCCATCACGCTTGACAACGAGTTTGTTGTCCATGATATCAGGGTGATTGATGGAAACAACGGCCTATTTGTTGCAATGCCAAGTAAACGCACTCCTGATGGCGAGTTCCGTGATATCGCACATCCGATTAATTCGGGAACACGCGGTAAAATTCAGGACGCTGTGCTGGCAGAGTACCACCGTTTAGGTGAATTGGAAGTGGAATTCGAAGAAGCTGGAGCTTCCTAG
- the glmU gene encoding bifunctional UDP-N-acetylglucosamine diphosphorylase/glucosamine-1-phosphate N-acetyltransferase GlmU produces MSNRYAIILAAGQGTRMKSKLYKVLHPVCGKPMVQHVIDQVKSLDINEIVTIVGHGAEKVKEQLGEDSKYALQAEQLGTAHAVQQASEMLADKEGVTIVVCGDTPLIKGETMEALFKHHEETNAKATILTARAEDPAGYGRIVRNSEGFVEKIVEHKDANEQERAIDEINTGTYCFDNKMLFEAIQNVSNDNVQGEYYLPDVIEILKNQGEIVSAYVTDNFAETLGVNDRVALAEAERTMKKRINEFHMRNGVSIIDPDNTYIGPDVAIGQDTIILPGTMLSGSTVIGSECQIGPNTEISNCKVGNNTVIRQSAAFDSSIGSEVNIGPFAHIRPDSDIHDEVKIGNFVEIKKAVFGKGSKASHLSYIGDAEVGADVNIGCGSITVNYDGKNKFLTKIEDGVFIGCNSNLVAPVTIGKGAYVAAGSTITEDVPGEALALARARQVNKEDYVGKMNVKK; encoded by the coding sequence ATGTCTAATCGTTATGCAATCATTTTAGCAGCCGGTCAGGGAACAAGAATGAAGTCCAAGTTGTATAAGGTGCTTCACCCTGTATGCGGCAAGCCAATGGTACAGCATGTAATTGACCAGGTGAAAAGTCTTGATATAAACGAAATCGTGACCATAGTTGGTCATGGCGCCGAAAAGGTGAAAGAGCAGCTAGGTGAGGACAGCAAGTATGCCTTGCAGGCAGAACAGCTGGGAACTGCTCATGCTGTACAGCAAGCAAGTGAAATGCTTGCTGACAAAGAAGGAGTCACTATCGTTGTCTGCGGTGATACTCCGCTGATCAAGGGAGAAACAATGGAAGCTCTTTTCAAGCATCATGAAGAGACTAACGCTAAAGCGACCATCCTGACTGCAAGAGCCGAAGACCCTGCTGGCTACGGCCGTATCGTCCGGAATTCAGAAGGCTTTGTCGAGAAAATCGTCGAGCATAAGGATGCGAATGAGCAGGAAAGAGCTATTGATGAAATTAACACAGGTACGTATTGCTTCGATAACAAGATGCTATTTGAAGCGATCCAGAATGTATCGAATGATAATGTCCAGGGAGAATATTATCTTCCAGATGTCATCGAGATCCTTAAAAACCAGGGCGAAATCGTATCTGCATACGTGACAGATAACTTTGCAGAGACACTTGGTGTAAATGATCGTGTCGCACTTGCTGAGGCTGAGCGCACGATGAAGAAGCGAATCAATGAGTTTCATATGCGAAATGGTGTTTCGATTATTGATCCTGATAACACCTATATTGGACCGGATGTAGCAATTGGACAAGACACAATCATTTTACCGGGAACAATGCTTTCAGGCAGCACAGTCATTGGTTCGGAATGCCAGATCGGACCAAATACTGAAATTAGTAACTGCAAGGTAGGAAATAATACAGTTATCCGTCAATCAGCAGCCTTCGACAGCAGCATCGGTTCTGAAGTCAATATCGGGCCTTTTGCGCATATCAGGCCTGATTCAGATATCCATGATGAAGTAAAAATCGGCAATTTTGTCGAGATTAAAAAAGCGGTATTCGGCAAAGGAAGCAAGGCTTCCCACCTCAGCTATATTGGTGATGCAGAAGTCGGTGCGGATGTGAACATCGGCTGCGGTTCGATCACTGTGAATTACGATGGCAAAAATAAGTTCCTGACCAAGATTGAGGATGGCGTATTCATTGGCTGTAATTCAAATCTTGTTGCACCAGTGACAATTGGCAAAGGCGCATATGTTGCGGCCGGTTCAACAATCACGGAAGATGTCCCAGGTGAAGCACTTGCGCTTGCGCGTGCCCGCCAAGTCAACAAAGAAGATTATGTAGGGAAAATGAACGTAAAGAAATAA
- a CDS encoding ribose-phosphate diphosphokinase → MSNQYLDPNLKVFSLNSNVELAQEIAKVIGVELGKCSVSQFSDGEIQINIEESIRGCDVYVIQSTSSPVNENIMELLIMIDALKRASAKTINIVMPYYGYARQDRKARAREPITAKLVANLLETAGATRVITLDLHAPQIQGFFDIPIDHLMGVPILSEHFKGKELNGDVVIVSPDHGGVTRARKMAERLKAPIAIIDKRRPKPNVAEVMNIVGNIEGKIAILIDDIIDTAGTITLAANALVENGALEVYACCTHPVLSGPAIERIENSKIKELVVTNTIALPEEKRIGKIDQLSVAPLIGEAIIRVHEEQSVSTLFD, encoded by the coding sequence ATGTCAAACCAGTATCTTGATCCAAATTTGAAGGTTTTTTCACTTAACTCAAACGTAGAACTTGCCCAGGAAATCGCGAAAGTCATTGGAGTTGAGCTTGGGAAATGCTCCGTATCCCAGTTCAGCGACGGAGAAATCCAAATCAACATCGAGGAAAGCATCCGCGGCTGTGATGTGTATGTCATCCAGTCTACCAGTTCTCCAGTAAATGAGAACATCATGGAATTGCTGATCATGATTGATGCTTTAAAGCGCGCTTCAGCTAAAACAATCAATATTGTTATGCCTTACTATGGTTATGCGCGCCAGGACCGTAAAGCGCGTGCACGTGAACCAATCACGGCTAAGCTCGTGGCAAACCTGCTTGAAACAGCCGGTGCAACCCGCGTAATCACGCTGGACCTTCACGCACCGCAAATTCAGGGCTTCTTCGATATTCCTATCGACCACCTGATGGGTGTGCCAATTCTTTCGGAACACTTCAAAGGCAAGGAATTGAATGGCGATGTCGTCATTGTTTCCCCTGACCATGGCGGAGTTACCCGGGCGAGAAAAATGGCTGAAAGACTGAAAGCGCCAATCGCAATTATCGATAAGCGTCGTCCGAAGCCAAATGTTGCAGAAGTCATGAATATCGTTGGTAATATTGAAGGCAAGATCGCGATCTTAATTGACGATATCATCGATACAGCCGGGACAATTACTCTAGCGGCAAATGCCTTGGTTGAGAACGGAGCACTGGAAGTTTACGCTTGCTGTACGCACCCTGTATTGTCAGGTCCTGCGATTGAGCGTATTGAAAACTCCAAAATTAAAGAACTGGTTGTGACAAATACAATCGCGCTTCCGGAAGAAAAGCGCATTGGAAAAATTGATCAGCTATCTGTTGCTCCTTTGATCGGGGAAGCAATTATCCGCGTCCACGAAGAGCAATCGGTCAGCACATTGTTTGATTGA
- a CDS encoding 50S ribosomal protein L25/general stress protein Ctc, with protein MSATLKANERTGSQRSALRQLRREGNIPAVVYGKGTESQSVYINGIEFLKTIRENGKNGVISLDVNGSQKDVMLTDYHQDHVKNEILHADFLVVDKNSKVNASVRVNLVGEAAGVKDGGVIQQPLHEVSITATPGNIPESIDVDVTNLQVGENLTLADVKSGNYEINDDESTVIVSILPPKVEEEINSGEEQEPGVPENEEGRETEASGE; from the coding sequence ATGAGTGCAACTTTGAAAGCCAATGAACGCACAGGTTCGCAACGTTCTGCCTTGAGGCAATTACGCAGGGAGGGGAATATTCCAGCAGTTGTATACGGAAAAGGTACAGAAAGCCAGTCCGTATATATTAATGGAATCGAATTCCTAAAAACAATTCGCGAAAATGGCAAGAATGGTGTAATCTCACTTGATGTGAATGGAAGCCAGAAGGATGTCATGCTTACAGATTACCATCAGGACCATGTTAAAAATGAAATCTTGCATGCTGACTTTTTAGTAGTAGACAAAAATTCAAAGGTCAATGCCAGCGTAAGGGTAAATCTCGTTGGTGAGGCAGCAGGTGTGAAGGATGGCGGTGTCATTCAGCAGCCGCTCCATGAGGTAAGCATCACAGCGACTCCAGGCAATATTCCGGAATCAATTGATGTGGATGTGACGAACCTGCAGGTGGGTGAAAACTTGACACTGGCTGATGTTAAATCAGGAAATTATGAGATTAATGATGATGAAAGCACGGTTATCGTTTCGATCCTGCCTCCTAAGGTGGAAGAAGAAATTAACTCTGGTGAAGAACAAGAACCAGGAGTGCCTGAAAATGAAGAAGGAAGAGAAACGGAAGCCAGCGGAGAATAA
- the pth gene encoding aminoacyl-tRNA hydrolase codes for MKLFVGLGNPGRQYDMTRHNIGFEVIDELSKRWNIPLDQAKHKGLYGKGFVGGEKVILLKPLTYMNLSGESIRAVMDFYDIDIEDLVVIYDDLDMPTGRIRLRQKGSAGGHNGIKSTISHTGTQEFKRIRVGISRPTNGMAITDWVLGRFTAEEKDQMNDAVLKSADACEAWFKKPFLEVMNTFNQ; via the coding sequence GTGAAGTTATTCGTAGGGCTGGGGAATCCCGGAAGGCAATATGACATGACAAGGCATAATATCGGCTTTGAAGTGATTGATGAGTTATCCAAACGATGGAATATCCCATTGGACCAGGCAAAGCATAAAGGGTTATATGGAAAGGGATTTGTTGGCGGAGAAAAAGTTATCCTGCTGAAGCCTTTAACCTATATGAATCTGTCCGGTGAATCGATTCGGGCCGTAATGGATTTTTATGATATTGATATTGAAGATTTAGTGGTAATTTACGATGATCTTGATATGCCGACTGGCAGGATCCGCTTGCGGCAAAAGGGCAGCGCAGGTGGCCATAATGGAATTAAGTCCACCATTTCCCATACAGGAACGCAGGAGTTCAAGAGAATCAGGGTTGGCATCAGCCGGCCGACGAACGGAATGGCCATCACAGATTGGGTGCTGGGCCGTTTTACTGCGGAGGAGAAGGACCAGATGAATGATGCTGTCCTAAAATCAGCAGATGCGTGTGAAGCGTGGTTCAAAAAGCCGTTCCTTGAAGTGATGAATACTTTTAATCAATAA
- a CDS encoding anti-sigma-F factor Fin family protein, whose product MAIHYHCRHCGTNIGSLDRLSVHSESLGLHKLTEEERQEMVSYTGNGDIHIKSICEDCQEALERNPDFHQHDYLIH is encoded by the coding sequence ATGGCTATACATTATCATTGCCGTCATTGCGGCACGAATATCGGCTCATTGGACAGGTTGTCTGTCCACAGTGAAAGCTTAGGGTTGCACAAGCTGACAGAGGAAGAACGCCAGGAGATGGTTTCTTACACAGGCAATGGCGATATCCATATAAAATCGATCTGTGAAGACTGTCAGGAAGCTCTGGAACGCAACCCGGACTTCCACCAGCATGACTACCTGATTCACTGA
- the mfd gene encoding transcription-repair coupling factor, with protein MQGLKALFSHQDDVQSVISGMDAGLREQLVAGLSGSARTVFLAAIYEQTKRPVLVVTHNLLQAQKLYDDLVNLVGENDVYLYPANELIAAEISISSPELKAQRIEALNHWSKKKTGIVIVPMAGLRKLLPPKELWAKFQLTFKLGEEIELETILNRFVGMGYVRAEMVSAPGEFSVRGGIIDIYPLTSADPIRIELFDTEVDSIRTFSLEDQRSKEKMKSVAIGPAAENLIENVQLDRMISGIEAGLSKSLKKLKDEKAKTLMSQNIGYELEQLRNGQKPDQVFKYLSIAYEQPQSLIDYLPSNGFLFVDEISRVQEMNESLSKEEAEWYTSLLGEGQIIHDLKISHHLPDLMSKAGKPIVYLSLFLRHVPNTSPQNIINISCKPMQNFHGQMNVLKGEVDRWRKGNYAVVFVGPDAERVKKLERVLEDYEIDAVKAGSKQELLPGKVQIIQGSLNTGFEFPIQKITVITEEELFNKKTKKPARRQKLSNAERIKSYSELKIGDYVVHVNHGIGKYLGIETLVINGIHKDYLHIRYQGTDKLYVPVEQIDLVQKYVGSEGKEPKVYKLGGSDWKRVKSKVQSSVQDIADDLIKLYAEREASVGHAYSPDGEMQRDFESSFPYQETEDQIRSIHEIKRDMERERPMDRLLCGDVGYGKTEVAIRAAFKAIADGKQVAFLVPTTILAQQHYETLRERFQDFPINIGLMSRFRTRKQQTETIKGLKAGSVDIVVGTHRLLSKEITYRDLGLLIIDEEQRFGVTHKEKIKQLKTNVDVLTLTATPIPRTLHMSMLGVRDLSVIETPPENRFPVQTYVMEYNGGLVREAIERELARDGQVYFLYNRVEDIERKAEEISMLVPDARVTFAHGRMTENELESVMLGFLEGEYDVLVSTTIIETGVDIPNVNTLIVYDADKMGLSQLYQLRGRVGRSNRVAYAYFTYRKDKILTEVAEKRLQAIKEFTELGSGFKIAMRDLSIRGAGNLLGAQQHGFIDSVGFDLYSQMLKEAIEERKPEKEKVRKPAIEIDLELDAYIPDTYISDGHQKIEMYKRFRGIESLKDIDELKEEIMDRFGDYPEEVKTLFKVAELKVYAITAGVESIKQTKQDVTILLSEDGSSRIDGQKVFKLSSQYRNTVGLGMEGNKLKMVVHTRGMKDNRWFDITFEMVKGLHDSQKEQENTVS; from the coding sequence ATGCAGGGGCTGAAAGCTCTTTTTAGTCATCAGGATGATGTCCAATCCGTTATTTCCGGAATGGATGCGGGGCTTAGGGAACAGCTCGTCGCAGGCCTGTCCGGTTCGGCAAGGACGGTCTTTTTAGCGGCGATTTACGAACAGACGAAACGCCCCGTCCTGGTCGTGACACATAATTTATTGCAAGCTCAAAAGCTATATGATGATTTAGTGAATTTAGTAGGGGAAAATGATGTCTATCTTTATCCTGCCAATGAATTGATTGCTGCTGAAATCAGCATTTCCAGTCCCGAGCTTAAAGCGCAGCGGATTGAAGCGTTGAATCACTGGAGCAAAAAGAAAACGGGGATTGTCATTGTTCCAATGGCAGGTCTGAGAAAGCTGCTGCCGCCAAAGGAGCTATGGGCAAAATTTCAGCTGACATTCAAGCTTGGTGAAGAGATTGAACTTGAAACCATACTGAACCGTTTTGTCGGCATGGGCTATGTAAGGGCGGAAATGGTATCAGCGCCAGGCGAATTCAGTGTTCGCGGCGGAATCATTGATATCTACCCGCTTACTTCTGCGGATCCAATCAGGATTGAGCTGTTTGACACAGAGGTTGACTCAATCAGGACATTCTCACTCGAGGATCAGCGCTCAAAGGAAAAAATGAAATCCGTTGCGATCGGGCCAGCGGCTGAAAACCTTATAGAGAATGTTCAGCTGGATCGGATGATTTCAGGAATTGAAGCGGGTCTGTCGAAAAGTCTGAAAAAGCTTAAGGATGAAAAAGCAAAGACGCTGATGTCACAAAATATCGGCTATGAACTGGAGCAGCTCCGCAATGGACAAAAACCTGATCAGGTGTTCAAATATTTATCCATTGCTTACGAACAGCCTCAAAGTTTAATAGATTACTTGCCGTCGAATGGCTTCCTGTTTGTTGATGAAATCAGCAGGGTTCAGGAAATGAATGAGTCTCTCAGCAAGGAGGAAGCAGAGTGGTATACGAGCCTCCTGGGTGAAGGGCAGATCATCCATGACCTGAAAATTTCTCATCACCTTCCTGATTTGATGAGCAAAGCAGGAAAACCGATCGTTTATTTATCGTTGTTTTTACGGCATGTTCCAAACACAAGCCCGCAGAATATCATCAATATTTCATGCAAACCTATGCAGAACTTCCACGGGCAGATGAATGTGCTGAAAGGTGAAGTCGACCGCTGGCGCAAGGGGAATTATGCGGTGGTATTTGTGGGTCCGGATGCTGAAAGGGTAAAGAAGCTCGAACGCGTCCTGGAAGACTATGAGATTGATGCAGTAAAGGCAGGCAGCAAGCAGGAATTGCTGCCTGGGAAAGTCCAGATCATCCAGGGCAGCCTGAATACGGGTTTTGAATTCCCAATCCAGAAGATTACCGTGATCACTGAAGAGGAACTTTTCAACAAGAAAACAAAGAAGCCGGCAAGACGGCAAAAGCTTTCGAATGCAGAGCGGATCAAGAGCTATTCAGAACTTAAGATTGGCGACTATGTTGTCCACGTGAATCATGGAATCGGGAAGTATCTTGGCATTGAAACGCTTGTCATCAATGGTATCCATAAGGATTATCTTCACATCCGCTATCAAGGGACGGATAAGCTGTATGTCCCTGTTGAGCAAATTGACCTTGTGCAAAAGTATGTCGGCTCAGAAGGAAAAGAGCCCAAGGTCTATAAGCTTGGCGGAAGCGACTGGAAACGAGTCAAGAGCAAGGTGCAATCTTCTGTCCAGGATATAGCTGATGACTTGATTAAGCTGTATGCAGAGCGTGAGGCAAGTGTCGGCCATGCTTATTCACCGGATGGAGAGATGCAGCGAGATTTCGAATCATCCTTCCCTTATCAGGAAACAGAGGACCAAATCCGTTCCATTCATGAAATCAAGCGTGATATGGAGCGTGAGCGTCCGATGGACCGTCTGTTGTGCGGGGATGTTGGCTACGGTAAAACAGAAGTCGCCATCAGGGCAGCGTTCAAAGCAATAGCAGACGGCAAGCAGGTAGCTTTCCTCGTGCCGACGACAATCCTGGCACAGCAGCATTACGAAACGCTCCGTGAACGCTTTCAGGACTTCCCAATTAATATCGGCCTGATGAGCAGATTCCGCACGCGGAAACAGCAAACGGAGACAATCAAAGGCTTAAAGGCTGGAAGCGTTGATATTGTGGTAGGCACCCACAGGCTTTTATCAAAAGAAATTACCTATCGTGACTTGGGCTTGCTGATCATTGATGAAGAACAGCGTTTCGGGGTTACCCATAAAGAAAAAATCAAGCAATTGAAAACAAATGTAGATGTCCTTACATTGACTGCTACGCCAATTCCCAGGACGCTCCATATGTCCATGCTCGGCGTCCGGGATTTATCTGTCATCGAGACACCGCCTGAAAACCGTTTCCCTGTCCAGACGTATGTCATGGAATATAACGGCGGGCTTGTCCGCGAGGCAATCGAACGGGAACTGGCAAGGGACGGACAAGTCTATTTCCTTTATAACCGTGTCGAGGACATCGAGCGGAAGGCGGAGGAGATTTCAATGCTCGTGCCGGATGCGCGAGTCACTTTTGCTCATGGCCGGATGACTGAAAATGAACTCGAGTCAGTGATGCTTGGATTCCTTGAAGGAGAATATGATGTCCTTGTCAGCACGACAATTATCGAAACTGGTGTAGACATTCCGAATGTAAACACACTGATCGTTTACGATGCTGATAAAATGGGGCTTTCTCAACTTTATCAGCTAAGGGGAAGAGTCGGACGCTCAAACAGGGTAGCCTACGCTTATTTCACTTACCGGAAAGACAAGATCCTCACTGAAGTAGCAGAAAAACGTCTGCAGGCCATTAAGGAATTCACCGAGCTCGGCTCTGGTTTTAAGATCGCCATGCGTGATCTGTCTATTCGAGGAGCCGGTAATCTGCTCGGCGCCCAGCAGCATGGATTTATCGATTCGGTTGGTTTTGATCTGTATTCACAAATGCTTAAGGAAGCGATTGAAGAGCGGAAGCCTGAGAAGGAAAAGGTACGCAAGCCTGCAATTGAAATTGATCTTGAGCTCGATGCTTATATCCCGGACACCTATATCTCCGATGGCCATCAAAAGATCGAGATGTATAAACGCTTCCGAGGCATAGAATCATTGAAGGATATCGATGAACTGAAAGAAGAAATCATGGACCGGTTTGGGGATTATCCGGAAGAGGTTAAAACCTTATTCAAGGTCGCGGAACTCAAGGTATATGCGATTACCGCAGGGGTGGAGTCCATCAAACAGACTAAGCAGGATGTGACAATTCTTTTATCAGAGGACGGAAGCAGCAGGATTGACGGACAGAAAGTGTTCAAGCTTAGCAGCCAGTACAGGAATACGGTCGGTCTAGGTATGGAAGGAAATAAACTCAAGATGGTAGTTCATACAAGAGGAATGAAAGATAATCGCTGGTTCGATATCACTTTCGAGATGGTTAAGGGACTGCACGACTCCCAAAAAGAACAAGAAAACACAGTATCTTGA
- the spoVT gene encoding stage V sporulation protein T, which produces MKATGIVRRIDDLGRVVIPKEIRRTLRIREGDPLEIFVDRDGEVILKKYSPISELSDFAKEYAEALYDSLGNPVLICDRDTYIAVAGGFKKDYLNKNISELVEKTMEDRTSTLVNQQSNFALVDGNEESISSYTIGPIIANGDPIGAVIIFSKEGSLGDVEQKAVETAAGFLARQMEQ; this is translated from the coding sequence ATGAAAGCAACTGGTATTGTTCGTCGAATCGATGATTTAGGTCGTGTCGTTATTCCTAAAGAAATTAGAAGAACCCTTCGTATTCGTGAAGGAGATCCACTGGAAATTTTCGTGGACCGTGATGGTGAAGTAATCCTTAAGAAGTATTCACCAATCAGCGAATTGAGCGATTTTGCAAAGGAGTATGCAGAAGCGCTGTATGACAGCCTTGGCAACCCGGTGCTAATCTGCGATAGAGATACTTATATCGCAGTGGCTGGAGGATTCAAGAAGGACTACCTGAATAAAAATATCAGTGAACTTGTCGAAAAGACAATGGAAGACCGTACTTCCACACTGGTGAATCAGCAATCTAACTTCGCGCTTGTTGATGGTAATGAAGAATCTATTTCTTCTTATACAATCGGGCCGATCATTGCTAACGGAGACCCAATTGGGGCTGTAATCATCTTCTCTAAAGAAGGATCACTAGGCGATGTCGAACAAAAAGCTGTAGAAACTGCAGCAGGTTTCCTCGCAAGACAAATGGAGCAATAA
- a CDS encoding putative polysaccharide biosynthesis protein yields the protein MKPVADSKELMKGAMILTLAALVTKILSAVYRVPFQNIVGDIGFYIYQQVYPFFGIVMILSTYGFPVVISKLYTEEQAAGNIGRADRLLAVSLVFLSMLGVLLFSFFYFGASWIAGKIGDPELRPLFKVVSVPFLLFPLISVFRGYFQGKGNMVPTAISQVSEQFIRVATILILSAVLVQQGFSLYVTGAGAVLGSVTGGLVSIVILGFFFLKNRGPSLFEHLNPKNLFNDAAWVIKALVVQGLAISISGMLLILLQLADSLNMYTSLLNMGMTANEAKSAKGIFDRGQPLIQLGTVVATSMSLSLVPAISGDKSINRRINILPKVRLALQTSLIFGAAASVGLSSIIVPVNIMLFENGDGSNVLGVLSMMILLGSVILTIMSILQGLDRSLFPAAVVLAGFGLKYILNLLLIPDAGTMGAAYATLIAMMAVMVVLIVKLRRELGQPVLSLASILKILLSSAVMAVCLRLFLFITDFGYGYIEPDRLGAIFQAFSSVAIGALVYFFVLVKTRALTEDEMAALPFGSRIVQLFSR from the coding sequence ATGAAGCCCGTTGCAGACTCGAAGGAATTGATGAAGGGAGCCATGATACTGACGCTGGCAGCCCTTGTCACAAAAATATTAAGCGCTGTTTATCGTGTCCCGTTTCAAAATATTGTCGGGGATATTGGTTTTTATATATATCAGCAGGTTTATCCGTTTTTCGGTATTGTTATGATTTTATCTACATATGGATTTCCTGTTGTCATATCCAAACTGTACACAGAGGAGCAAGCTGCCGGGAATATCGGCAGGGCTGATCGGCTTTTGGCGGTCTCCCTTGTTTTTCTCAGCATGCTTGGAGTTCTTTTGTTTTCATTTTTTTATTTTGGTGCCTCATGGATAGCAGGGAAAATCGGCGACCCAGAACTAAGGCCTCTATTTAAAGTCGTTTCCGTACCATTTTTACTCTTCCCATTGATTTCTGTCTTCAGAGGCTATTTTCAAGGAAAGGGAAATATGGTACCCACAGCAATTTCTCAGGTTTCCGAGCAATTCATCCGTGTTGCCACCATCCTGATTCTGTCAGCGGTCCTGGTTCAGCAAGGCTTCTCACTTTATGTGACGGGAGCAGGTGCTGTACTCGGGTCAGTAACCGGAGGACTGGTGTCTATCGTCATTCTCGGCTTTTTTTTCTTGAAAAACAGAGGACCAAGCTTATTTGAACATTTAAATCCAAAAAATCTTTTCAACGACGCAGCGTGGGTGATAAAGGCTCTGGTTGTCCAGGGGCTAGCGATCAGCATCAGCGGCATGCTGTTAATATTGCTCCAGCTCGCGGATTCATTGAACATGTATACTTCTTTGCTCAATATGGGCATGACAGCAAATGAAGCGAAGTCGGCTAAGGGAATTTTTGACCGGGGACAGCCGCTTATCCAGCTTGGTACCGTTGTCGCCACATCGATGTCATTGAGTCTAGTACCGGCAATTTCCGGTGACAAGTCAATTAATCGTCGTATTAATATTCTGCCGAAAGTCAGGCTGGCACTTCAGACAAGCCTGATTTTTGGCGCAGCAGCTTCAGTAGGATTATCGAGCATCATCGTCCCAGTGAATATTATGCTGTTTGAAAATGGCGATGGATCGAACGTTCTCGGAGTGCTCAGTATGATGATTCTATTAGGCTCTGTCATCCTGACAATTATGAGCATTCTTCAGGGTCTAGATCGATCGCTTTTCCCGGCAGCCGTCGTTTTGGCCGGTTTTGGCCTGAAATATATATTGAATCTTCTGCTCATCCCGGATGCCGGGACAATGGGCGCAGCCTATGCTACCCTGATTGCCATGATGGCTGTCATGGTGGTCCTGATTGTAAAATTGAGGCGGGAGCTGGGACAGCCAGTTTTATCGCTGGCTTCAATCCTGAAAATCCTGCTTTCCTCAGCAGTGATGGCGGTTTGTTTGCGGTTGTTTTTATTTATAACAGATTTCGGTTATGGATATATTGAACCTGACAGGCTTGGAGCGATTTTCCAGGCGTTCAGCTCAGTGGCAATCGGTGCGCTTGTTTATTTTTTCGTGCTGGTCAAAACGAGGGCATTGACTGAAGATGAGATGGCTGCCCTGCCATTCGGCAGCCGGATTGTACAGCTGTTCTCCAGGTAA